A genomic segment from Truepera sp. encodes:
- the rodA gene encoding rod shape-determining protein RodA, with product MTRLDLSLPFVTLLILGVGLFTLNSAAPSDEFMRQVAFLVAGAVALVALVWAGKSRLLRLSSYIYGASLALLVLTYFLGTEVNGAKSWLYLGPLPGFQPSELAKLALILVLAQALHERPIRRLVDYLRVAALALPPIGLVLIEPDLGSALVLVAITAGVVLVRGVPWRHLVLIVLLVGAAVPTLVLPNLKPHQLERLVSFVDPYRDPQGTGYQVIQSTIAVGSGGLLGKGYKAGTQSQLGFIPYRHTDFIFPVLAEEGGFLASVVLLLLYGLLFWRMLAMAAECPFERDQLLITGVLVLVAFQVLVNIGVTIGVAPVTGITLPLVSYGGTSLVSTLVALGFAWVVYRDRFANW from the coding sequence GTGACGAGACTAGACCTCAGCCTGCCGTTCGTCACGCTGCTGATCCTCGGCGTCGGCCTCTTCACCCTCAACAGCGCGGCACCGAGCGACGAGTTCATGCGCCAGGTGGCGTTCCTGGTCGCGGGCGCGGTGGCGCTCGTGGCGCTGGTCTGGGCGGGGAAGAGCCGCCTGCTGCGCCTGAGCAGTTACATCTACGGGGCCAGCCTGGCGCTGCTGGTCCTCACCTACTTCCTAGGCACCGAGGTGAACGGGGCCAAGTCATGGCTCTACCTCGGACCACTACCGGGGTTCCAGCCGTCGGAGCTCGCGAAGCTCGCGCTCATCTTGGTGCTGGCCCAGGCGCTGCACGAACGTCCGATCAGGCGCCTGGTCGACTACCTCAGGGTGGCGGCGTTGGCGCTGCCCCCCATAGGGCTGGTGCTTATCGAACCCGACCTGGGCAGCGCGCTCGTCCTGGTGGCCATCACCGCAGGGGTGGTGTTGGTACGGGGCGTGCCGTGGCGGCACCTGGTGCTCATCGTGCTGCTGGTCGGCGCGGCAGTGCCGACCCTGGTCCTGCCCAACCTCAAGCCTCACCAGCTCGAGCGGCTCGTGTCGTTCGTCGACCCTTACCGCGATCCTCAGGGGACGGGGTACCAGGTCATCCAATCGACCATCGCCGTGGGGTCCGGCGGCCTGCTGGGTAAGGGCTACAAGGCGGGAACCCAGTCGCAGCTCGGGTTCATCCCCTACAGGCATACGGACTTCATCTTCCCCGTGCTGGCCGAGGAGGGCGGCTTCCTGGCCTCCGTGGTCCTGCTGCTGCTATACGGCTTGCTCTTCTGGCGCATGCTTGCGATGGCGGCCGAGTGCCCGTTCGAGCGCGATCAACTGCTCATCACGGGTGTACTCGTCTTGGTGGCGTTCCAGGTCCTGGTCAACATCGGCGTCACGATCGGGGTGGCGCCCGTCACGGGCATCACCCTGCCGCTGGTGTCTTACGGCGGCACGAGCCTGGTGAGCACGCTCGTCGCGCTGGGCTTCGCCTGGGTCGTCTACCGTGACCGGTTCGCGAACTGGTGA